One genomic segment of Candidatus Fusobacterium pullicola includes these proteins:
- the secE gene encoding preprotein translocase subunit SecE gives MNLFQGIKMEYSKVQWPSKEEVKNSTLWVIAMSLILSIYLGVFDLIASRLLKILVSLFGG, from the coding sequence ATGAATCTTTTTCAAGGAATAAAAATGGAATATTCTAAAGTTCAGTGGCCGAGCAAAGAAGAAGTAAAAAATTCAACTCTTTGGGTAATCGCGATGAGCTTGATATTAAGTATATATTTGGGAGTTTTTGATTTGATTGCTTCTAGACTATTAAAGATTTTGGTATCTCTCTTTGGAGGATAA
- the rpmG gene encoding 50S ribosomal protein L33: protein MRVNIQLECTECKRRNYSTSKNKKNTTERLEINKYCKWDKKVTLHKETKK from the coding sequence TTGAGAGTAAATATTCAATTAGAATGTACAGAGTGCAAAAGAAGAAACTACAGCACTTCAAAAAACAAAAAGAATACTACAGAAAGATTAGAAATTAATAAATACTGTAAGTGGGACAAAAAAGTTACTTTACATAAAGAAACTAAGAAATAA